DNA from Methylobacterium currus:
TGCGTGGCTCAAGGCTGAGTCGCCAGGATCGCGGCGACGCGGGTCTTGATCTGCTCGGAGAGGAGCTTGGCGAGCCGGATCTCGGCATCGCGCGCGGCGCGCAGGCTGGCGAAGCGCTGGGCCGAGCGGTCATAGGTGGCAGTACCCTGGGCGACGCCCTCGGTGAGGGTGCGGTCGCCGGCGAGGGTCTGGACCTTGTAGGACGCGGTGCCGAGCAGGGTCGCGGATTCGGCGCGACCCGTGATGGAACTGACAATCGGCGTCTGCACCGTCTCGCTCGCCGCGAGGATCAGGCGGTACTTCTTCTCAGAAGGCTGGCCCGACCCGTCGAGGTCGAAGACCAACTCGCTGCGCAGGTAATGGCCGAGGCGCTCCTGCCCCTGCGCGGTCTTGGCCGGCTCGACCTGGATCGAGGCCAGCACGGCACTCAACGGGGCGCCGGAGGCCGTCGGTCCGTAGAGCGGCCGGAAGCAGGCCGAGAGGCCGAGCGCCAGGGTGGCGACGAGAGTGAGGTTTCGCGCCGTCTTCGCCGTGCTGCCTGCCATGAAGGTCCGTCCTGCCACCACTGATCTCGTCACCGCGACACTGACGCCGTTACCGCTACGCTGAAGCCCTGCCAAGGGGGTTGGCGAACCGGACTCGCGAAGGAAGCATGGGACCTCGAATCGAGGTTCGTCGCGCCCTCAGAATAGGGGAGGGGACCTAAAGAGTCTCTGCGGCGACAGCAGGGCGCGAGTTCGATCAGGACGGGAAATCGAGGATGTTGCGGATAAAGGAAGGGCCCGGCGATCCTTCGATCTCCGGGCCCCAGAACCTCATCGAAATGGGCGGTCGATCAGACCACGATATTGACGATACGCAGCGGCACCACGATCACCTTGCGGGGCGGCTTGCCTTCCAGTGCCCGCTGCACCGCTTCCAGCGCCATAACGGCTTCCTGCACACTCGCCTGATCGGCGTCGCGCTTCACGGTGACATCGGCGCGCTTGCGACCGTTGATCTGCACCGGCAGGGTCACGCTGTCCTCGATCAGAAGGTCGTGACGGATCGCCGGCCAGGCTGCTTCCGCCACCAGGCCGTCTTGCTTGAGAGCGGTCCAGCAGGTCTCGGCGAGGTGCGGCATCATCGGGGCGATGAGCTGGACCAGGATCAGCGTCGCCTCCTGCAGGGCAGGGGAGGGGGCGTGGCCGCGCTCGGCATTCACCGCCTCCTGCAGGCTGTTCGCCAGCTCGTAGATATGGGCGACGCAGCGGTTGAAGCGCAGGCGCTCGATGTCCTCGCCAACCGCGTTCAGCGCCTTATGCGCGGCCTTTAGCACGGCCTCGTTGCCGGCCTTCGGCGGCTCCGCGCCGCCCTCGGCGACCTCGCTCACCATGCGCCAAATCCGCTGGACGAAGCGCGAGGCACCCTGCACGCCATCCTCGGTCCAGATCACGTCGCGCTCCGGCGGCGAGTCCGAGAGCATGAACCAGCGGGCGGTGTCGGCGCCGTAGGACGCGATGATGTCGTCGGGGTCGACGACGTTCTTCTTAGACTTCGACATCTTCTCGATCGCCCCGATGGCGATCGGCGCGTCGGTTTTCACGTGAAACGCTTTTCTGGCGCCGTCCTCGGTCACCACCTTGACGTCGACCGGCTGCACCCAGCCACCGGCCTCGTCCCGGTAGGTCTCGTGGACGACCATGCCTTGCGTGAACAGGCCGGCGAAGGGCTCGTCCAGCCCGGCCCAGCCGGTCTTGCGCATCGCCCGCATGAAGAAGCGGGAATAGAGCAGATGCAGGATCGCGTGCTCGATGCCGCCGATATACTGGTCGACCGGCAGCCAGTGGTCGGCCACCGCCTTGTCGGTCGGCGCGTCCTCCAGCCACGGCGCGGTGAAGCGCGCGAAGTACCAGGACGAGTCGACGAAGGTATCCATCGTGTCGGTCTCGCGCCGGGCCTGAGCCCCGCAGGACGGGCACGGCACGTTGCGCCAGGCCGCGTCGCGCTCCAGCGGGTTGCCGGGTACGTCGAACGAAACCTCCTCCGGCAGGCGCACCGGCAGGTCCTCGACAGGCACCGGCACGACGCCGCAGGCATCGCAATGGATCACCGGGATCGGGCAGCCCCAATAGCGCTGGCGCGAGACGCCCCAGTCGCGCAGGCGGAACTGCACCCGGCGTGCGCCCATGGGGGCTCCGTCGAGGGTCTCGGCCTCCAGGCGGTCGGCGACGGTCTTGAACGCGTCGTCGGTGCTCATCCCGTCGAGGAAGCGCGAGTTGATCATTCGGCCGTCGCCGTCATAGGCGGTGTCGGTGATGACGAAGGCGGCGGGATCCTGGTCCGGCGGGCACACGACCGGTGTGTTGCCGAGGCCGTACTTGTTGGCGAAGTCGAGGTCGCGCTGGTCATGGGCCGGGCAGCCGAACACCGCACCGGTGCCGTACTCCATCAGCACGAAATTCGCGACGTAGACCGGCAGGGTCCAGGACGGGTCGAGGGGGTGGCGGACCTTCAGGCCGGTGTCGAAGCCGAGCTTCTCGGCCGTGTCGATCGCGGCCTGCGCAGTGCCCATGCGCCGACACTCGGCGATGAAGTCCTGCAGGGCCGGGTTGTCCTTCGCCACCGCGGCGGCGAGCGGATGGTCGGCGGCGACCGCCAGGAACTTGGCGCCGAACAGGGTGTCGGGACGAGTCGTGTAGACGGTGACCTCGCGCGCCGTTCCCCCCGGCACGCTCTCAAGGGCGAAGCGCAACTCCAGGCCTTCCGAGCGGCCGATCCAGTTGCGCTGCATCAGCCGGACCTTCTCCGGCCAGCGCTCCAGCGTGTCGAGCCGGTCGTCCAGATCCTGGGCGAAGTCGGTGATCTTGAAGAACCATTGGGTCAGCTCGCGCTGCTCGACCAGCGCACCCGAGCGCCAGCCGCGCCCATCGATCACCTGCTCGTTGGCGAGCACGGTATGGTCGACCGGATCCCAGTTCACCTTGGCGGTGCGGCGCGAGACCAGCCCGGCCTGCAGGAAGTCCAGGAACATCCGCTGCTGGTGCTTGTAATACTCGGGATCGCAGGTCGCGATCTCGCGACTCCAGTCCAGCGACAGGCCCATCGATTGCAGCTGCGCCCGCATCGTCGCGATGTTGGCGTAGGTCCAGTCCCGCGGGTTGACCTTGTTCTGCATCGCGGCGTTCTCGGCCGGCAGGCCGAACGCATCCCAGCCCATCGGGTGCAGGACGTTGAAGCCCTTGGCCCGCTTGTAGCGGGCGACCACGTCGCCCATCGCGTAATTGCGCACGTGACCCATATGGATGCGCCCCGACGGATAGGGGAACATCTCGAGCACATAG
Protein-coding regions in this window:
- the lptE gene encoding LPS assembly lipoprotein LptE, with the protein product MAGSTAKTARNLTLVATLALGLSACFRPLYGPTASGAPLSAVLASIQVEPAKTAQGQERLGHYLRSELVFDLDGSGQPSEKKYRLILAASETVQTPIVSSITGRAESATLLGTASYKVQTLAGDRTLTEGVAQGTATYDRSAQRFASLRAARDAEIRLAKLLSEQIKTRVAAILATQP
- the leuS gene encoding leucine--tRNA ligase codes for the protein MAERYNAKDSEPHWQQVWAEREIFRTRNDDPRPKYYVLEMFPYPSGRIHMGHVRNYAMGDVVARYKRAKGFNVLHPMGWDAFGLPAENAAMQNKVNPRDWTYANIATMRAQLQSMGLSLDWSREIATCDPEYYKHQQRMFLDFLQAGLVSRRTAKVNWDPVDHTVLANEQVIDGRGWRSGALVEQRELTQWFFKITDFAQDLDDRLDTLERWPEKVRLMQRNWIGRSEGLELRFALESVPGGTAREVTVYTTRPDTLFGAKFLAVAADHPLAAAVAKDNPALQDFIAECRRMGTAQAAIDTAEKLGFDTGLKVRHPLDPSWTLPVYVANFVLMEYGTGAVFGCPAHDQRDLDFANKYGLGNTPVVCPPDQDPAAFVITDTAYDGDGRMINSRFLDGMSTDDAFKTVADRLEAETLDGAPMGARRVQFRLRDWGVSRQRYWGCPIPVIHCDACGVVPVPVEDLPVRLPEEVSFDVPGNPLERDAAWRNVPCPSCGAQARRETDTMDTFVDSSWYFARFTAPWLEDAPTDKAVADHWLPVDQYIGGIEHAILHLLYSRFFMRAMRKTGWAGLDEPFAGLFTQGMVVHETYRDEAGGWVQPVDVKVVTEDGARKAFHVKTDAPIAIGAIEKMSKSKKNVVDPDDIIASYGADTARWFMLSDSPPERDVIWTEDGVQGASRFVQRIWRMVSEVAEGGAEPPKAGNEAVLKAAHKALNAVGEDIERLRFNRCVAHIYELANSLQEAVNAERGHAPSPALQEATLILVQLIAPMMPHLAETCWTALKQDGLVAEAAWPAIRHDLLIEDSVTLPVQINGRKRADVTVKRDADQASVQEAVMALEAVQRALEGKPPRKVIVVPLRIVNIVV